A genomic stretch from Persephonella sp. includes:
- a CDS encoding phosphoribosyltransferase family protein — translation MNILNAIFPAKCVLCNELFVYKTQNLFCENCLKRIKKEDLKYCHSCGKKTENCQECFKQRKFNDIQVFKSKDKAITEIIYQLKINGYRNLALEIAEIIKEDITSYVKTNKIDIITYVPVDKETQKEREFNHLEEILRYIFPKYLIVPLIEKIRKTPLQMELTAEERWKNLKGVFKLKNHDIKDKNILIFDDILTTGATMLNMYRAIKKGRPKRIYGYVIAR, via the coding sequence GTGAATATATTAAATGCTATATTCCCTGCAAAATGTGTTCTGTGTAATGAATTGTTTGTTTATAAAACTCAAAATCTTTTTTGTGAAAATTGTTTAAAACGAATTAAAAAAGAAGACCTTAAATACTGCCACAGCTGCGGTAAAAAAACAGAAAACTGTCAGGAATGCTTCAAACAAAGGAAATTTAATGATATTCAGGTTTTCAAATCAAAAGACAAAGCAATAACAGAAATTATTTATCAGTTAAAAATAAATGGCTACAGGAATTTAGCTTTAGAAATTGCAGAAATTATAAAGGAAGATATCACAAGCTATGTAAAAACAAATAAAATAGATATTATTACCTATGTGCCTGTTGACAAAGAAACTCAAAAAGAAAGGGAGTTTAATCATCTTGAGGAAATCCTGAGATATATATTCCCAAAATATCTAATTGTTCCCCTCATTGAAAAAATAAGAAAGACACCACTGCAAATGGAACTTACAGCAGAGGAAAGATGGAAAAATCTAAAAGGTGTATTTAAACTGAAAAACCATGATATAAAAGACAAAAATATTCTTATTTTTGATGATATCCTGACAACAGGAGCAACTATGTTGAATATGTATAGAGCTATTAAAAAAGGACGTCCCAAAAGAATTTATGGTTATGTAATTGCAAGATAG
- a CDS encoding AI-2E family transporter: protein MEKYKIPIALVSLASIVIIIAGLKAAQDMVVQFLLAFFFAIMFLPLFKFFNKKFPEWLSLTLVLLINLFFVYILALTVVSSVNEFKENLGLYQQKLSHYIEYGSVIFEKAGIPNPPSIKLKFLNPSFIFQFISNSLLSFGNILANAAFILILAAFILLESDIFSRKLKVIAKGKDTHKLVDQFFDSVIEYMKIKTIMSFLTGFLAWIVLAVLGVDFALLWGILTFLLNYIPTIGSIIAAIPPVIIALIDCGVWQAVVVAIWYIMINMVIGNIIEPKLMGKGVGLSPLIVLLSLVFWGWVLGTVGMFLSIPLTIIAKMAFELKEETRWIAVLMDSEVREKS, encoded by the coding sequence ATGGAAAAATACAAAATACCTATTGCTTTAGTATCCCTTGCTTCTATAGTTATTATCATAGCCGGGCTAAAAGCGGCTCAAGATATGGTCGTCCAGTTTCTTCTGGCTTTTTTCTTTGCTATTATGTTTTTGCCCCTTTTTAAGTTTTTTAATAAAAAATTCCCCGAATGGCTATCCCTCACCCTTGTTCTACTTATAAATCTATTTTTTGTTTATATTCTTGCTTTGACGGTGGTTAGTTCTGTAAATGAGTTCAAAGAAAATTTGGGACTGTATCAGCAAAAGCTAAGCCACTATATAGAATATGGAAGCGTAATTTTTGAAAAAGCAGGGATTCCAAATCCCCCTTCTATAAAGCTCAAATTTTTGAATCCTTCTTTTATATTCCAGTTTATTTCCAATTCTTTACTTAGCTTTGGGAATATTCTGGCAAATGCAGCATTTATTCTTATTCTGGCGGCATTTATTTTGCTTGAAAGTGATATTTTTTCAAGAAAACTGAAGGTAATAGCAAAAGGGAAAGATACACATAAACTTGTTGACCAGTTTTTTGATAGTGTTATTGAGTATATGAAAATAAAAACCATAATGTCGTTTTTAACAGGATTTCTGGCATGGATTGTTCTTGCGGTTTTAGGTGTTGATTTTGCGCTTCTTTGGGGGATACTTACATTTTTATTAAACTATATACCTACAATTGGTTCTATTATTGCGGCAATTCCACCTGTTATTATTGCTCTTATAGATTGTGGTGTATGGCAGGCTGTAGTGGTTGCTATCTGGTATATCATGATAAATATGGTTATAGGAAATATTATTGAACCTAAGCTTATGGGTAAAGGTGTAGGACTTTCCCCATTGATTGTTCTTCTTTCTTTGGTATTTTGGGGATGGGTTCTGGGAACAGTTGGAATGTTTTTATCAATTCCTCTCACCATAATAGCAAAAATGGCTTTTGAACTTAAAGAGGAAACCAGATGGATTGCTGTTCTGATGGACAGCGAGGTTAGAGAAAAAAGTTAA